The Bosea beijingensis genome contains the following window.
GGGCGATGACGATCTGCTGGATCTGCGAGGTGCCCTCGTAGATGCGGAACAGGCGGGCATCGCGATAAAAGCGCTCGATGCCGTGGTCGGCGATGTAGCCGGCCCCGCCATGGATCTGCACGGCCCGGTCGACCACGCGCCCGACCATCTCGCTGGCGAAGAGCTTGCAGCAGGCGGCGTCCGTCGCGACGTCCTCAGCCCGATCCTTGGCGCGCGCCGTCTCCAGCACCATGCAGCGCGCCGCATAGGCCTCCGTCCGGCTGTCGGCCAGCATCGCCTGCACGAGCTGGAACTCCGCGATCGGCTGGCCGAACTGCTTGCGCTCGACGGCATAGCGCAGGCTGTCATCGATCACGCGCTCGGCCATCGCGACGCAAACCGCCGAGATGTGCAGGCGCCCGCGATCGAGCACCTTCATCGCCGTGCGAAAACCCTGCCCCTCGCGCCCGCCGAGCAGGGCGTCAGTCGGCACGCGGCAATCCTCGAAGATCACATCCGATGTATGCGAGCCACTCTGGCCCATCTTCTTGTCGACCGGCCCGAGCGAGAGCCCGGGCGTGCCCGCTTCGACGAGAAAGGCCGAAACGCCCTTGGCGCCCGGCTGCGACGGATCGGTCCGCGCGAACACCGTGAACAGGCCCGCATGCGGGGCATTGGTGATGAAGCGCTTGGTGCCGTTGAGGACATAGCCGCCCTCGACCTTTCGCGCCGAGGTCTTGAGTGAGGCGGCATCCGAGCCCGCCTCCGGCTCGGTCAGCGCGAAGGAGCTGATCAATTCGCCCGAAGCCAGTCGCGGCAGATAGCGTTGCTTCTGTTCCTCCGTGCCGTCCATAATCAGCCCCTGCGAGCCGATGCCGTTATTGGTCCCGATCAGCGAGCGGAAAGCCGGCGAGGTCTTGCCGAGCTCGAAGGCGACCCGGACCTCCTCCTCCATCGTCAGGCCGAGGCCGCCATACTCCTCCGGGATCGACAGGCCGAACAGGCCCATACCCGCGATCTCCCGGCGGATCTCAGGCGGAATGCGATCCTCCTGCGCGACCTGATGCTCCAGAGGCCGCAGGCGCTCGCGCACAAAGCGCGCCACGCTCTCCAGCAGCCCCTGCATCGTCTCGCTGTCCAAGGCCATCGTCCTCTCCCTCGCTTGCCCTCGCCCGGCACCTCGGGCTTCCTTGACAAGGCGGGGCAGTTAAATACCTTCCAGCCGGTAAGTAAATATCGAGAGCGCGAGGCGAGCGGCGATGGGCGCGGCACTGGACGGCATCAAGGTTCTCGATCTCACCCGCGTGCTCGCCGGCCCCTGGGGGACGATGACACTGGGCGATCTCGGCGCGGAAATCTGGAAGATCGAGCAGCCCGGCGCGGGCGACGACACGCGTGGCTGGATGCCGCCCTCGGTCGAGGGCATCTCGACCTATTATCTCGGCGCCAACCGCAACAAGAAGAGCCTAGCCGTCGATATGGGCACGGCCGAGGGCCGCGAGATAATCGTCGAACTCGCCCGCAAGGCCGACATCCTCGTCGAGAACTTCCGGCCGGCCTCGCTGCGCAAGTTCAAGCTGACCTATAACGACCTCAAGGCGATCAATCCGCGCCTGATCGTCTGCTCGATCTCCGGCTATGGTCGCGGCCACGCACAGGAGGAGCGGCCCGGCTACGACTTCATCATCCAGGCCGAATCCGGCTTCATGGCGATCACCGGCGAGCGCGACGGCGAACCGATGCGCCTGGGCGTCGCCTTCATCGATCTCGTCACCGGCATGAACGCGGTGCAGGCGGTGCTCGCTGCACTCTACATGCGCGAGCGCACCGGCGAGGGACAGTGGCTCGATATCGGGCTCAACGACAGCGCGCTGTTCCTCCTGGCGAATGTCGCCTCGGGTTATCTCAACACCGGCAAGGAGCATGGCCGCTACGGCAACGCCCATCCCAGCATCGCGCCCTACCAGATCTTCGCCTGCAGCGATGGCCGCATCGCCATCGCCATCGGCACCGACGAGCAGTTCCGGCGCTTCTGCCGGGTGATCGGCCTGCCCGCGCTTGCGGAAGACCCACGCTATGCGACCAACCGCAAGCGCACCGAGCATCGCGACACGCTCCTGCCGCTGCTCGAACAGCATTTCTCCGGCCTGAAGCTTGCGGGAACGCTCGCTGCTCTGCACGCAGCCGGCGTCCCGGCCGGCGATGTCCGCAGCGTCGGGCAGGCCTTGACCAGCGACATCGCGGAGCTGCGCCAGAGCGTCGTTTCCGTGCCGGCGCCGACGATCGGCACGTTCCGCTCGGTGCGCAGCCCCTTGCGCATGTCGGCGAGCCCGATGAAGGAGCCGACGCCGCCGCCTTCAGTCGGAGAACACACGGACGCGGTCCTGGCCGAGCATCTTGGTCTTGGGCCAGAGCAGATCGCCCGTTTGCGTTCCTCCGGCGCGATCGGTTGACGCAAGCCATGGCGGCACCGGGCAACCCCGCACCGAAACCGAAGCGCCAGGGCCGCCCGCCAACGATCGCAAACGCCCGCGACCGCATCCTCGATAACGCCGCCCGCCTCTTTGCCCGCAACGGCTATGACGGGACCTCGCTCGGCGATCTCGCGACCTCCGTCGGCGTCACCAAGGCGGCGATCTACCACTACTTTCCCAACAAGCAGGAGATCTACGCGGCGATCATCGTGCGGACCCTCGAAGGGCTGCGCCATCATGTCTCTCAGGCCATGGCTCAGGTCGCAGCCCCGGAAGAGGCGCTCGCTCGCTTCATGACCGCCCATGCCGATTTCTTCGAGGATCACTATGACGGCTTCCTCGCCATGCTCGTCGGCTATGGCGGCATGGAGAACGTGGTGATGCTCGCCGAGGCGCAGAAGCTGCGTGACGAGCACGAGCAGGCCCTGCGGCAGATCATCGCCAACGGCATTGCCAAGAGAGCCTTCCGGCCGGTCGATGTCGACGTCACCAGCCGCGCCGTGCTCTCGATGCTCAACTGGATGGTGCGCTGGTTCAAGCCGGGCAAGGGCCGTCGCGCCGCATCCTTCGCGCAGGATTATTTCGACCTAATGCTGGGCGGCCTGCGCGGCTGACTTCAGGCCGCCGCCGCAAACACCTTGGCCAGTCCGGCGACGCCACGCCGGATCACGTCGACATCATGCGCCGCATAGCCGATGACGAACCCCGCCTCGGTCGGCCGCGCGGCCCCGGGCGCATAGAGTGGCCCTATCGGATAGAGGCCGATCCCTGTCTCGCGAGCCGCCTCGACGATGGCCGCTTCGCGCTCTGCCGGGACGCCGTTCAGCCAGGCGACGACATGCAGGCCCGTATCCGCCCCGGTTACCGTCAGGCGCGAGCCGCACTCCGTCGCCAGAGCCTGCAACAGCGCCGCCCGGCGCTCCGCATTCCGCCTGCGGATGCTGCGGATATGGCGCTCATAGCCGCCACCAGCGAGAAACTCCGCCAAGGCCTCCTGCTCCAGCAGCGGCGTGTGCCGGTCGGTCAGGCGCTTGGCCTCCGTGAAGGCGCCGCAGAGATCGGGCGGCACGACGAGATAGCCGAGCCGCAGCGTCGGCGAGAGCGTCTTCGAGACGGTGCCGAGATAGATCACCGTATCGGGTGCGGATGCCTGGAGAGGCGGGATCGGCGCGATATTGTGCCGGTATTCTCCGTCATAGTCGTCCTCGACGATCATGGCCCCGGTTTCGGCGGCCCAGTCCAGCAGGGTCCGCCGCCGCGCCGCCGAGAGCACGCTGCCAAGCGGGTATTGATGCGACGGCGTGACATAAGCCAATCGGGCTTCCGGCAGTTCCTCGGTCCGGATGCCCTCGCGATCGACGCTAACGGGCACCGCCACGCCACCCGAGGCAGCGAAGGCGTGCCGCGCCAGCACATAGCCGGGATCTTCCATGACGAAGCGGTCGCCCGGGTTGAGCAACAATCGCGCACAGAGGTCGAGCCCCTGCTGAGAGCCGTTGACGACGACGATCTGCTCCGGCGTGCAACTGATCCCGCGGGCGCGCCACAGATAGCTCTGCAAGGCCGCCCGCAGCGGAGCCGAGCCCTGCGGATCGCTGTAGCGCAGTCGCTCGGCCCGGCGCAGACTCGCCCGGTTGAGCGCGCGCCGCCAGGCCAGCATCGGGAAATCCGCCCCGTTCAGATCGCCATAGCGAAGATCGGCGACGCGATAGGTCAGGAATCGGGCCGGCTTGGGCAAGGCAAGCAGACGCTCGGCAAAATCGGACAGAATCCGCGCGCTTGCGGGCGCGGCGACCGTCGGCATCGGCACTGCCGCGAGGCCACCCGCCACGACGGCCCGCGCGCCGGTACGATTGAGCAGATAGCCCTCCGCGATCAATTGCCCGTAGGCGGCCGTGACCGTGGTCCGCGACACGCCCCATTCGATAGCCAGCGCCCGGCTCGACGGCAGGCGGTCGCCGGGGCGGTATTCCCCGTCATGAATCCGCTGCTTGATCGCGGCGATGATCCGGCGGGCGACACCCTGCCCTTCCAACTGGACCACACGAAATCCTCAGAACTGGATATTCCTGACAGTCCAGATTGTAGGCATGACGACGGCGGCACAAGGAGTTTCCCCATGTATACCCCACCGGCCTTCCGCGATGAAAACAGGGACAGCCTGCTGGCGACGATCCGCGCCGCGCGGCTCGCCACCTTCATCACCGCTACCGTGGAAGGCCCGCTGGCGACGCCGCTGCCGCTCTTCATCGACGACAGCGAGGGCGAACATGGCGTGCTCTACGGGCATCTCGCCAGGGCGAACCCGCAATGGCGCGCTCCTGCCATCGGCAACGGC
Protein-coding sequences here:
- a CDS encoding acyl-CoA dehydrogenase family protein encodes the protein MALDSETMQGLLESVARFVRERLRPLEHQVAQEDRIPPEIRREIAGMGLFGLSIPEEYGGLGLTMEEEVRVAFELGKTSPAFRSLIGTNNGIGSQGLIMDGTEEQKQRYLPRLASGELISSFALTEPEAGSDAASLKTSARKVEGGYVLNGTKRFITNAPHAGLFTVFARTDPSQPGAKGVSAFLVEAGTPGLSLGPVDKKMGQSGSHTSDVIFEDCRVPTDALLGGREGQGFRTAMKVLDRGRLHISAVCVAMAERVIDDSLRYAVERKQFGQPIAEFQLVQAMLADSRTEAYAARCMVLETARAKDRAEDVATDAACCKLFASEMVGRVVDRAVQIHGGAGYIADHGIERFYRDARLFRIYEGTSQIQQIVIARNMVKALD
- a CDS encoding CaiB/BaiF CoA transferase family protein, with product MGAALDGIKVLDLTRVLAGPWGTMTLGDLGAEIWKIEQPGAGDDTRGWMPPSVEGISTYYLGANRNKKSLAVDMGTAEGREIIVELARKADILVENFRPASLRKFKLTYNDLKAINPRLIVCSISGYGRGHAQEERPGYDFIIQAESGFMAITGERDGEPMRLGVAFIDLVTGMNAVQAVLAALYMRERTGEGQWLDIGLNDSALFLLANVASGYLNTGKEHGRYGNAHPSIAPYQIFACSDGRIAIAIGTDEQFRRFCRVIGLPALAEDPRYATNRKRTEHRDTLLPLLEQHFSGLKLAGTLAALHAAGVPAGDVRSVGQALTSDIAELRQSVVSVPAPTIGTFRSVRSPLRMSASPMKEPTPPPSVGEHTDAVLAEHLGLGPEQIARLRSSGAIG
- a CDS encoding TetR/AcrR family transcriptional regulator — encoded protein: MAAPGNPAPKPKRQGRPPTIANARDRILDNAARLFARNGYDGTSLGDLATSVGVTKAAIYHYFPNKQEIYAAIIVRTLEGLRHHVSQAMAQVAAPEEALARFMTAHADFFEDHYDGFLAMLVGYGGMENVVMLAEAQKLRDEHEQALRQIIANGIAKRAFRPVDVDVTSRAVLSMLNWMVRWFKPGKGRRAASFAQDYFDLMLGGLRG
- a CDS encoding PLP-dependent aminotransferase family protein, yielding MVQLEGQGVARRIIAAIKQRIHDGEYRPGDRLPSSRALAIEWGVSRTTVTAAYGQLIAEGYLLNRTGARAVVAGGLAAVPMPTVAAPASARILSDFAERLLALPKPARFLTYRVADLRYGDLNGADFPMLAWRRALNRASLRRAERLRYSDPQGSAPLRAALQSYLWRARGISCTPEQIVVVNGSQQGLDLCARLLLNPGDRFVMEDPGYVLARHAFAASGGVAVPVSVDREGIRTEELPEARLAYVTPSHQYPLGSVLSAARRRTLLDWAAETGAMIVEDDYDGEYRHNIAPIPPLQASAPDTVIYLGTVSKTLSPTLRLGYLVVPPDLCGAFTEAKRLTDRHTPLLEQEALAEFLAGGGYERHIRSIRRRNAERRAALLQALATECGSRLTVTGADTGLHVVAWLNGVPAEREAAIVEAARETGIGLYPIGPLYAPGAARPTEAGFVIGYAAHDVDVIRRGVAGLAKVFAAAA